A window of the Gasterosteus aculeatus chromosome 21, fGasAcu3.hap1.1, whole genome shotgun sequence genome harbors these coding sequences:
- the zic4 gene encoding zinc finger protein ZIC 4 isoform X2: MSVDALGSPVMDPTFSKRNTALRLVDLAGAHHHHHHHHHTPQSVTGFPGFSSHPHSMAHSHPGEITAEPRLGPSPFGPEHMGHSAALKISPAHHYPHHHHHHHHNHHMAGHSEVVSSQTGAFGPVQATSVPYSMSHTAQALSAGSYPGHYGHHPDAGNHTLFSGLHHDQSSSGSPGGQALNGQIRLGLPGDMYVRSDHLSQVASSRADPFSASPLHGYGGLNLNMNLSAHHHHHHHGAGAFFRYMRQPIKQELICKWLEPELSPRKLCSKTYSTMHELVTHVTVEHVGGPEQANHICFWEECPREGKPFKAKYKLVNHIRVHTGEKPFPCPFPGCGKVFARSENLKIHKRTHTGEKPFKCEFDGCDRRFANSSDRKKHSHVHTSDKPYNCKVRGCDKSYTHPSSLRKHMKVHCKSPPPSSGYESSTPSLVSPSSDLGREPGGSSVLSEPVGASQSANLSEWYVCHSSGASGAQTPPSGPSTPDPTDAPPYRNPEPRDAF, encoded by the exons ATGAGCGTGGATGCACTGGGAAGCCCCGTGATGGACCCTACGTTTTCCAAACGGAACACGGCGCTGAGATTAGTTGACTTGGCAGGGgctcaccaccatcaccatcatcaccaccatacCCCTCAGAGCGTGACAGGCTTCCCGGGGTTCAGCAGCCATCCACACTCAATGGCTCACTCGCACCCTGGGGAGATTACTGCGGAACCCCGCCTGGGGCCGAGTCCATTCGGGCCAGAACACATGGGGCACTCCGCGGCCCTCAAAATCAGCCCAGCCCATCATTAtccccaccaccatcaccaccaccaccacaatcaTCATATGGCAGGCCACAGCGAAGTGGTCTCCAGTCAAACGGGAGCTTTTGGCCCGGTTCAGGCGACATCGGTCCCCTATTCCATGTCTCACACGGCCCAGGCTTTATCCGCAG GTAGCTATCCCGGACACTATGGTCACCACCCCGACGCCGGGAACCATACCCTCTTCTCCGGACTCCACCACGACCAGTCTTCTAGCGGATCACCGGGTGGCCAAGCGTTGAACGGACAAATAAGGTTAGGACTACCTGGAGACATGTACGTTAGGTCTGATCACTTGAGTCAAGTGGCAAGCTCCAGGGCTGATCCGTTCTCCGCCTCGCCGCTGCACGGCTACGGCGGTCTGAATCTGAACATGAATCTCAGcgctcaccaccaccaccaccaccacggagCCGGTGCCTTTTTCCGCTACATGAGGCAGCCGATAAAGCAAGAGCTGATTTGCAAGTGGCTGGAGCCGGAGCTATCGCCGAGGAAACTTTGCTCCAAAACTTACAGCACCATGCACGAACTCGTAACGCACGTGACGGTGGAGCACGTCGGTGGACCCGAGCAGGCGAACCATATATGCTTTTGGGAAGAGTGTCCGAGGGAAGGCAAGCCGTTTAAAGCCAAGTACAAACTTGTGAATCACATTCGAGTGCACACCGGGGAGAAACCGTTTCCATGCCCCTTCCCTGGCTGTGGGAAAGTGTTCGCAAGATCCGAGAACCTAAAGATTCACAAAAGGACGCATACAG GTGAGAAGCCCTTCAAATGTGAGTTTGACGGATGCGACAGACGCTTCGCCAACAGCAGCGACCGGAAAAAGCACTCCCACGTCCACACCAGCGACAAGCCCTACAACTGCAAAGTGCGAGGCTGCGACAAGTCCTACACGCACCCCAGCTCCCTGAGGAAACACATGAAGGTGCACTGCAAGTCCCCCCCGCCCAGTTCGGGCTACGAGTCATCCACCCCGTCCCTGGTCTCCCCTTCCTCCGACTTGGGCCGCGAGCCAGGAGGCTCCTCGGTGCTGTCGGAGCCGGTGGGAGCCTCCCAGTCGGCGAATCTGAGCGAATGGTACGTGTGCCACAGTTCAGGTGCCAGCGGCGCCCAAACACCCCCCAGCGGGCCCTCCACACCCGACCCCACAGACGCGCCGCCTTACAGAAACCCAGAACCGAGGGACGCGTTTTAA
- the zic1 gene encoding zinc finger protein ZIC 1 produces the protein MLLDAGPQYPTIGVTTFGSSRHHSTGEVTEREVALGINPFADGMGAFKINHSSHDIGSGQTAFSSQAPGYAAAALGHHHHPTHVGSYSTAAFNSTRDFLFRNRGFGDATGAQHSLFASGSFAGPHGHSDAAGHLLFPGLHEQAASHASSNVVNSQMRLGFSGDMYGRADQYGHVTSPRSDHYASTQLHGYGPMNMNMAAHHGAGAFFRYMRQPIKQELICKWIEPEQLTNPKKSCNKTFSTMHELVTHLTVEHVGGPEQTNHICFWEECAREGKPFKAKYKLVNHIRVHTGEKPFPCPFPGCGKVFARSENLKIHKRTHTGEKPFKCEFEGCDRRFANSSDRKKHMHVHTSDKPYLCKMCDKSYTHPSSLRKHMKVHESTNPAPQPSPAASSGYESSTPPTIVSPSTENQSTSSISPAASAVHHTTSHSTLSSNFNEWYV, from the exons ATGCTCTTGGACGCAGGACCGCAGTATCCCACCATAGGAGTCACTACTTTCGGCTCCTCACGGCATCACTCAACAGGCGAAGTCACAGAGAGAGAAGTAGCGTTGGGGATCAATCCGTTCGCGGATGGGATGGGcgccttcaaaataaaccaCAGCTCCCACGACATCGGCTCCGGACAAACGGCGTTTTCCTCTCAGGCGCCCGGCTACGCAGCGGCCGCCCTGGGACACCATCACCACCCGACCCACGTTGGCTCTTACTCCACGGCGGCTTTCAACTCCACCAGGGACTTTCTCTTCAGAAATCGGGGTTTCGGGGACGCCACCGGGGCGCAGCACAGTTTGTTCGCCTCCGGGAGTTTCGCAGGGCCACATGGACACTCGGATGCAGCGGGGCACCTGCTCTTCCCGGGACTCCACGAGCAAGCGGCGAGCCATGCGTCTTCCAACGTGGTCAACAGCCAGATGCGGCTGGGCTTCTCGGGGGACATGTACGGGCGGGCCGACCAGTACGGCCACGTTACAAGCCCGCGGTCCGACCACTACGCATCGACCCAGCTGCACGGCTACGGCCCCATGAACATGAATATGGCCGCGCACCACGGAGCGGGGGCCTTCTTTCGATACATGAGGCAGCCGATCAAGCAAGAGCTCATCTGCAAGTGGATCGAGCCGGAGCAGCTGACGAATCCCAAAAAGTCGTGCAACAAAACTTTTAGCACGATGCACGAGCTCGTGACCCATCTGACGGTGGAGCATGTGGGGGGACCAGAGCAGACCAACCACATCTGCTTCTGGGAGGAATGCGCCCGAGAAGGAAAGCCGTTCAAAGCCAAATACAAACTTGTGAACCATATCAGAGTACACACCGGAGAAAAGCCCTTCCCGTGTCCGTTCCCCGGCTGTGGCAAAGTATTCGCTCGATCGGAAAATCTAAAAATTCACAAAAGGACTCATACCG gtgaGAAGCCCTTTAAGTGTGAGTTTGAAGGCTGCGACAGGCGATTTGCAAACAGCAGTGACCGCAAGAAACACATGCACGTCCACACGTCTGACAAGCCCTATCTCTGCAAAATGTGCGACAAGTCATACACACACCCCAGCTCCCTCCGAAAGCACATGAAG GTCCATGAATCCACCAATCCAGCACCGCAACCATCTCCAGCGGCCAGTTCAGGGTACGAGTCGTCCACACCTCCCACTATAGTATCACCGTCCACAGAGAACCAGAGCACCAGCTCCATATcaccagcagcttcagcagtTCACCACACGACCAGCCACAGCACGCTGTCGTCAAATTTCAATGAATGGTACGtgtaa
- the zic4 gene encoding zinc finger protein ZIC 4 isoform X1: MSVDALGSPVMDPTFSKRNTALRLVDLAGAHHHHHHHHHTPQSVTGFPGFSSHPHSMAHSHPGEITAEPRLGPSPFGPEHMGHSAALKISPAHHYPHHHHHHHHNHHMAGHSEVVSSQTGAFGPVQATSVPYSMSHTAQALSAGRDFLIRRDLTAQAMPVLTDQTAGSASHHGMFVSTTGSYPGHYGHHPDAGNHTLFSGLHHDQSSSGSPGGQALNGQIRLGLPGDMYVRSDHLSQVASSRADPFSASPLHGYGGLNLNMNLSAHHHHHHHGAGAFFRYMRQPIKQELICKWLEPELSPRKLCSKTYSTMHELVTHVTVEHVGGPEQANHICFWEECPREGKPFKAKYKLVNHIRVHTGEKPFPCPFPGCGKVFARSENLKIHKRTHTGEKPFKCEFDGCDRRFANSSDRKKHSHVHTSDKPYNCKVRGCDKSYTHPSSLRKHMKVHCKSPPPSSGYESSTPSLVSPSSDLGREPGGSSVLSEPVGASQSANLSEWYVCHSSGASGAQTPPSGPSTPDPTDAPPYRNPEPRDAF, translated from the exons ATGAGCGTGGATGCACTGGGAAGCCCCGTGATGGACCCTACGTTTTCCAAACGGAACACGGCGCTGAGATTAGTTGACTTGGCAGGGgctcaccaccatcaccatcatcaccaccatacCCCTCAGAGCGTGACAGGCTTCCCGGGGTTCAGCAGCCATCCACACTCAATGGCTCACTCGCACCCTGGGGAGATTACTGCGGAACCCCGCCTGGGGCCGAGTCCATTCGGGCCAGAACACATGGGGCACTCCGCGGCCCTCAAAATCAGCCCAGCCCATCATTAtccccaccaccatcaccaccaccaccacaatcaTCATATGGCAGGCCACAGCGAAGTGGTCTCCAGTCAAACGGGAGCTTTTGGCCCGGTTCAGGCGACATCGGTCCCCTATTCCATGTCTCACACGGCCCAGGCTTTATCCGCAGGTAGGGATTTCCTCATCCGGAGAGATCTGACAGCTCAAGCCATGCCGGTACTGACCGACCAGACTGCTGGTTCAGCCTCTCACCACGGAATGTTTGTCTCAACAACAGGTAGCTATCCCGGACACTATGGTCACCACCCCGACGCCGGGAACCATACCCTCTTCTCCGGACTCCACCACGACCAGTCTTCTAGCGGATCACCGGGTGGCCAAGCGTTGAACGGACAAATAAGGTTAGGACTACCTGGAGACATGTACGTTAGGTCTGATCACTTGAGTCAAGTGGCAAGCTCCAGGGCTGATCCGTTCTCCGCCTCGCCGCTGCACGGCTACGGCGGTCTGAATCTGAACATGAATCTCAGcgctcaccaccaccaccaccaccacggagCCGGTGCCTTTTTCCGCTACATGAGGCAGCCGATAAAGCAAGAGCTGATTTGCAAGTGGCTGGAGCCGGAGCTATCGCCGAGGAAACTTTGCTCCAAAACTTACAGCACCATGCACGAACTCGTAACGCACGTGACGGTGGAGCACGTCGGTGGACCCGAGCAGGCGAACCATATATGCTTTTGGGAAGAGTGTCCGAGGGAAGGCAAGCCGTTTAAAGCCAAGTACAAACTTGTGAATCACATTCGAGTGCACACCGGGGAGAAACCGTTTCCATGCCCCTTCCCTGGCTGTGGGAAAGTGTTCGCAAGATCCGAGAACCTAAAGATTCACAAAAGGACGCATACAG GTGAGAAGCCCTTCAAATGTGAGTTTGACGGATGCGACAGACGCTTCGCCAACAGCAGCGACCGGAAAAAGCACTCCCACGTCCACACCAGCGACAAGCCCTACAACTGCAAAGTGCGAGGCTGCGACAAGTCCTACACGCACCCCAGCTCCCTGAGGAAACACATGAAGGTGCACTGCAAGTCCCCCCCGCCCAGTTCGGGCTACGAGTCATCCACCCCGTCCCTGGTCTCCCCTTCCTCCGACTTGGGCCGCGAGCCAGGAGGCTCCTCGGTGCTGTCGGAGCCGGTGGGAGCCTCCCAGTCGGCGAATCTGAGCGAATGGTACGTGTGCCACAGTTCAGGTGCCAGCGGCGCCCAAACACCCCCCAGCGGGCCCTCCACACCCGACCCCACAGACGCGCCGCCTTACAGAAACCCAGAACCGAGGGACGCGTTTTAA